From Serratia fonticola:
CATCCCTTGTGGCGTTTGTTGCCAGCGTACAAAGCGGGCAGGTGAGCAGGCGCCCACGGTATTAGGCGATTCCCCGGTCAGATAGGAGGATAGGTAACACCGCCCTTCGGCCATGATGCACAGGCTGCCAAAGGCGAACACTTCCAACGGCACCGGGCTGGTGCGTGATAATTGCTTCACCTGGTGCATCGACAGCACGCGCGGCAGCACTACTCGCGCAACGTCGAAGTGGCGCTGATAAAAACGGATGGCTTCTTCGTTGGTCGCAGAGGCTTGCACCGAAACATGGCGCTCAACCTGCGGATAACGTTCCGCTGCGTACTCCAGCATTGCTAAATCTGCCAGGATCAACGCGTCGGCACCCAACTGGGCGGCCATATCCACGGCGCGCTGCCAGCGGGCGTAGCCATCGGGGTGAGCAAAGGTGTTGATGGCGATATGCAGCTTGCGGCCATGCCGGTGCACATAGTCAGCCGCTTCCTGCAGCTTCTTCTCGGTAAAGTTCAGCCCGGCAAAGTGGCGCGCATTGGTATCGTCTTTCAGGCCGATGTAAACGGCGTCTGCGCCATTATCTACCGCGGCTTTCAAGGCCGGCAGGTTGCCAGCGGGGCAAAGCAGCTCCATAGATCTATCCTGATTCCAGCCGTACACCTGGCCAGGTATACGCTGTGATAAACGTTGCCGGGCCATCGATTCGCCTGGCAATGATGTAAATGGGGAGACAATTTTAGTGAACCCGAGGTTAACAAGCTTTGATTTGAGGCAGCTTCTGGCGTATTGATATTCAAGCGGTAACTTGAAATTTGTAGGGCAAGTTGAGCGTTAATTGCACCATTTGTTGATATAGACCGGTTACGCGTAGCCGCAATGTGGCAAAATAACCTCAGACTGAGTAGAAAGGAGTGAATAACAGTGTTGGAAAAACTACGAGCACGCATTGTGCGTCAAGGGCCGTCGCTGTTGCGCGTACCGTTAAAATTCACGCCGTTTGCTCTGCAGCGTCAGGTTTTGCAACAGGTGCTGAGCTGGCAGTTCCGTCAGGCGCTGGCTGAGGGGGATCTGGAGTTTCTCGAATCGCGCTGGCTGAAGATTGAAGTGCGCGATCTGGCACTGCAATGGTTTATGACGGTAGAAAACGATAGGCTGGTGGTGAGCCAACAGGCTGAGGCGGACGTCAGCTTCAGCGGCGAAGCCAACGATCTGATCTTGATTGCGGCACGTAAGCAAGATCCCGATACGCTGTTTTTCCAGCGTCGGTTGCAGATTGAAGGAGATACCGAATTGGGCCTGTATGTAAAAAATCTGATGGACGCTATCGATCTGGATGCGATGCCTACGCCGTTACGCGTTGGCCTGCTGAGATTGGCGGACTTTGTGGAAGCAGGTTTGCAGGAGGGCACGGCGCAAACTTCCCGTGTGCCGCAGCCATGCTGATCCGCGTTGAAATTCCGGTGGATGCCGCAGGTATTGATGCGCTGCTGCGTAACGCCTTTGGCCGTGATGACGAAGCCGAACTGGTGCAACAACTGCGTGAAGACGG
This genomic window contains:
- the ubiU gene encoding ubiquinone anaerobic biosynthesis protein UbiU, with product MELLCPAGNLPALKAAVDNGADAVYIGLKDDTNARHFAGLNFTEKKLQEAADYVHRHGRKLHIAINTFAHPDGYARWQRAVDMAAQLGADALILADLAMLEYAAERYPQVERHVSVQASATNEEAIRFYQRHFDVARVVLPRVLSMHQVKQLSRTSPVPLEVFAFGSLCIMAEGRCYLSSYLTGESPNTVGACSPARFVRWQQTPQGMESRLNDVLIDRYQDGENAGYPTLCKGRYLVDNVLYHPLEEPTSLNTLELLPELLAANIASVKIEGRQRSPAYVSQVARVWRQAIDRCMANPAGYQADAAWMETLGAMSEGTQTTLGAYHRKWQ
- the ubiT gene encoding ubiquinone anaerobic biosynthesis accessory factor UbiT; its protein translation is MLEKLRARIVRQGPSLLRVPLKFTPFALQRQVLQQVLSWQFRQALAEGDLEFLESRWLKIEVRDLALQWFMTVENDRLVVSQQAEADVSFSGEANDLILIAARKQDPDTLFFQRRLQIEGDTELGLYVKNLMDAIDLDAMPTPLRVGLLRLADFVEAGLQEGTAQTSRVPQPC